Below is a genomic region from Blastocatellia bacterium.
AAGAAAATCATCGATGGATTCTCCGCCTTTGATGTAATCTATGAAGGTTTGGACAGGCACTCTAGTTCCAGCAAAAACTGGGGTGCCTCCCATCACATCAGGAGATGAGGAAATAATCTGTTTGTTCATAAACCTATGGTATGTAAAGAGGGGCCTAAAGATCAAGACGGGCATCTAACAAGGCGTTGCAGCGGAGGCCGCGAAGCGCGGTTCACGTGGTTACTCGCTATGCCGCTCACGGCCCCGCTGAACGCGGGCGTTAGGCGTCCTACCGAGGTGTCAGCTAAAATGCGACTGTGGGATACGCAATCAGGCAAATGCAGCAAAGCGATTGGCAGCATGTACGCTTGATCTACTTGGAAGGCATCGCCACCGGCGACGCAACCTTCGAGACCC
It encodes:
- a CDS encoding DUF433 domain-containing protein; its protein translation is MNKQIISSSPDVMGGTPVFAGTRVPVQTFIDYIKGGESIDDFLDGFPTVGKEQIIAFLEEAKEQMIKMVA